One window from the genome of Alnus glutinosa chromosome 13, dhAlnGlut1.1, whole genome shotgun sequence encodes:
- the LOC133854269 gene encoding protein NTM1-like 9, giving the protein MPVLPMESLPLGFRFRPTDEELINHYLRLKINGRHSEVQVIPEVDVCKWEPWDLPGLSVIKTDDPEWFFFFPRDRKYPNGHRSNRATDAGYWKATGKDRTIKSRKSGSNGTLIGMKKTLVFYRGRAPKGERTHWIMHEYRATQKHLDGTQPGQSPFVLCRLFRKQEEKADVSKYDEVENTGSSPTATRSSPDDTSSDLVQATPTSAMQVGDQSEGIKRWLTDKSDNMTPNALLPVETSSISYNSCMASDVDEDHVLEGNGIEVHQQPGDNLKLYELACGQNDWNDFSLLQSQIHMEPPPYNAGSPFASDFGNDSNAFHFQDGTSELDLSLTELLDKVFTNRDEFSYDESTSQKNSFVGSDTQFSGQLCTTEAVTPGDSYVKDSGAYSDTDTEMAQVQRDSEMGASGWFNGHVDERKLLQMQPLFGFSQGHVPLVDQELNRRIEGDVWDNLVQHASSTYSAMSSTSALNLEELADKTNCVNNGSIPVGGTGIKIRTRQPQQQPISSNFVSQGNAKRRIRLQMKISLGSVCSSEVTGANSRKEDDEVQSNVYEAKEASDHSPTSVDQEEERELLKTQGTAPRRVLLQMKSSHGSVCHSEVRGGSHSEEEDEVQSTFNETKEASEQSPIFVEPKEETKLLKFEESRGSTGKSSTKLRLRMKHDGLHGSSHMEKSECANAPPPHHAPRFSLVHGVGVSLVVVLSAVFIGVWRCFRS; this is encoded by the exons ATGCCGGTGTTGCCAATGGAATCGCTGCCTCTGGGGTTCAGATTCAGGCCCACGGACGAGGAGCTCATCAACCACTACCTCCGGTTGAAGATCAACGGCCGTCATTCCGAGGTCCAGGTCATCCCCGAAGTGGACGTTTGTAAATGGGAGCCCTGGGATTTGCCTG ggTTGTCGGTGATAAAGACGGACGATCCGgagtggttcttcttctttccgcGTGATCGGAAGTACCCTAATGGGCATCGTTCTAACAGGGCCACCGATGCTGGCTACTGGAAAGCCACGGGCAAGGACCGCACCATCAAGTCCCGCAAGTCTGGCTCCAATGGCACCTTGATTGGGATGAAGAAGACCTTGGTTTTCTATAGAGGCCGTGCTCCCAAGGGCGAGCGCACCCACTGGATCATGCACGAGTACCGTGCCACCCAGAAGCACCTTGATGGAACCCAGCCCGgccag AGTCCTTTTGTTCTGTGTCGCTTGTTCCGAAAGCAAGAGGAAAAGGCAGACGTTTCAAAGTATGATGAAGTGGAGAATACTGGGTCCTCTCCTACAGCTACCAGGTCTTCTCCTGATGATACATCATCGGATCTAGTTCAAGCTACACCCACATCGGCTATGCAAGTTGGGGACCAATCTGAAGGCATAAAGCGATGGTTGACTGATAAGTCGGACAACATGACCCCTAATGCTCTACTGCCTGTTGAGACCAGCAGCATTAGTTACAATAGTTGTATGGCTTCGGATGTGGATGAAGATCATGTACTAGAAGGAAATGGTATAGAG GTACATCAGCAGCCGGGAGATAATTTAAAGCTGTATGAGCTCGCTTGTGGTCAGAATGATTGGAATGATTTCTCCCTGTTGCAATCACAGATTCACATGGAGCCACCACCCTACAATGCGGGTTCACCTTTTGCCAGTGACTTTGGCAATGACAGTAATGCATTCCATTTTCAGGATGGCACCAGTGAACTGGACCTATCTCTCACAGAGTTGTTGGATAAGGTCTTTACTAATCGCGATGAGTTTTCTTATGATGAATCCACCAGTCAGAAGAACTCATTTGTTGGAAGTGACACCCAATTCTCTGGTCAATTGTGTACGACAGAGGCTGTAACACCTGGAGATTCCTATGTTAAAGACAGTGGTGCATACAGTGATACAGACACTGAAATGGCTCAAGTACAG CGTGATTCTGAGATGGGAGCTTCTGGATGGTTCAATGGACATGTTGATGAGAGGAAGTTATTGCAAATGCAACCTTTATTTGGATTTTCCCAAGGTCATGTTCCACTTGTTGACCAAGAACTTAATAGGAGGATTGAGGGGGACGTTTGGGATAATCTGGTGCAACATGCTTCATCTACCTATTCTGCTATGAGCTCAACCAGTGCGCTCAACTTGGAAGAACTAGCTGATAAGACAAATTGTGTTAACAATGGCAGCATTCCTGTTGGCGGAACCGGAATCAAGATTAGGACCCGGCAACCTCAACAACAACCAATTTCAAGCAATTTTGTATCTCAAGGCAATGCTAAAAGAAGAATCCGTCTGCAGATGAAGATTTCTCTTGGATCAGTTTGCTCCAGTGAAGTGACCGGTGCAAACAGCAgaaaagaagatgatgaagtgCAATCAAATGTTTATGAG GCCAAAGAAGCTTCAGATCACAGTCCTACCTCTGTTGATcaagaggaagaaagagagCTTTTGAAGACTCAAGGCACTGCTCCAAGAAGAGTCCTGCTGCAGATGAAGAGTTCTCACGGATCAGTTTGCCATAGTGAAGTGAGAGGTGGAAGCCACAgcgaggaagaagatgaagtgcAATCAACCTTTAATGAG ACCAAAGAGGCTTCAGAGCAGAGTCCTATCTTTGTTGAGCCAAAGGAAGAGACCAAGCTTTTGAAGTTTGAGGAGAGCAGGGGAAGCACTGGAAAATCCTCTACAAAACTGAGGTTAAGGATGAAACATGATGGTCTACATGGCAGCAGCCACATGGAGAAGTCAGAGTGTGCAAATGCACCTCCTCCGCATCACGCGCCACGATTCTCACTAGTCCATGGAGTAGGAGTTTCTCTAGTTGTAGTCCTATCTGCAGTCTTCATTGGGGTGTGGAGGTGCTTTAGATCTTGA
- the LOC133854339 gene encoding uncharacterized protein LOC133854339 has protein sequence MAVASTSGPKSLKDYLKRYESNAEEEQKKKKKRKKKVESKPDARGVLVVDEDPVWQKPVNLEEENDDSADEEKPQVDEDIEVKRMRRLEQLRARRPYNAISDDGSGWVPLSPKFAKSGDPYSDMSPPRKQRVRNDTPSPEPELKLSDSGRDNIDLSPPWQRRKHHHTPSPERDMKRAFSNDLNSDMSPPHKWRVRNDTPSSEPGVRPLESDKADTDLSPPRQQQKRHRTPPSPDISPPRRGRRDSPYQDDFCSSLGSDLSPPRKSRKDVGRNGPPDLSPPRRRRTETNASGTSLPSDLSPPRKSRNEAAVKEQQKTGLVSGQDISEEIARTKKNDLLRFNKMDPSISGRGAEPVYRDRIKGERISKEEFLKSRQKVKVEEKPKEVKLEWGKGLAQKREAEDRLQELELEKDKPFARTRDDPELDNMMKERLRWGDPMAHLVKKKHPELNLPNLGDSEKMKESGFIIPQDIPNHSWLKRGLDAAPNRYGIRPGRHWDGVDRSTGFEKGLFKRTNEKRATETEAYLWSVSDM, from the exons ATGGCGGTGGCTTCAACTTCGGGACCCAAGTCCCTTAAAGATTATCTAAAAAGATATGAGAGCAATGCTGAAgaagagcagaaaaagaagaagaagaggaaaaagaaggtTGAAAGTAAACCAGATGCAAGGGGCGTTTTAGTTGTGGATGAAGATCCAGTTTGGCAGAAACCAGTAAATCTTGAAGAGGAAAATGATGATTCAGCTg ATGAAGAGAAGCCACAAGTTGATGAGGACATTGAGGTTAAGCGGATGAGGAGGCTCGAACAACTGAGGGCCAGGCGTCCATATAATGCCATATCAGACGATGGAAGTGGTTGGGTTCCACTCTCTCCTAAATTTGCGAAATCTGGTGACCCATATTCTGATATGTCACCACCTCGTAAACAAAGGGTTCGGAATGACACACCTTCACCAGAACCTGAACTGAAGCTTTCAGATTCTGGCAGAGATAACATCGATTTGTCACCTCCATGGCAGCGGCGGAAACACCACCATACTCCATCACCTGAACGCGATATGAAGCGTGCATTTTCCAATGACCTGAACTCTGATATGTCTCCACCTCACAAATGGAGGGTTCGGAATGACACACCTTCATCAGAACCTGGAGTGAGGCCTTTAGAATCTGACAAAGCAGATACTGATTTGTCACCTCCACGGCAGCAGCAGAAGCGTCACCGTACACCACCATCACCTGACATTTCTCCTCCTCGAAGGGGTCGTCGTGATTCTCCATATCAAGATGACTTTTGTTCCTCCCTGGGGTCAGACCTTTCTCCCCCAAGGAAAAGCCGGAAGGATGTTGGGAGAAATGGGCCGCCTGATCTTTCCCCTCCACGTAGGCGTCGAACTGAAACCAATGCTTCAGGTACATCTTTGCCTTCAGACCTTTCTCCACCAAGGAAAAGCCGAAACGAAGCTGCAGTGAAAGAGCAACAAAAAACAGGTCTGGTTTCTGGTCAAGACATCAGTGAAGAGATTGCTAGAACTAAGAAGAATGATTTGTTGAG GTTTAACAAGATGGATCCTTCTATAAGTGGTCGAGGGGCAGAACCTGTATATCGTGATAGGATAAAAG GAGAACGTATATCAAAGGAAGAATTCCTCAAATCAAGGCAGAAAGTAAAAGTAGAAGAGAAGCCCAAG GAGGTAAAGTTGGAATGGGGCAAGGGCTTGGCTCAAAAGCGGGAAGCTGAAGATAGGCTGCAGGAATTGGAACTTGAGAAGGATAAACCATTTGCGCGAACCAG AGATGATCCGGAACTCGACAACATGATGAAAGAGAGATTAagatggggtgatcccatggcGCATTTGGTGAAG AAAAAGCATCCTGAACTGAATCTCCCGAACCTAGGGGATAGcgagaaaatgaaagaatcaGGGTTTATTATTCCTCAGGACATTCCCAATCACAGCTGGTTAAAAAGAGGATTGGATGCTGCACCAAATCGATATGGTATAAGACCAGGGAGACATTGGGACGGAGTTGACCGTAGTACTG GATTTGAGAAGGGATTGTTTAAAAGGACGAATGAGAAACGAGCTACAGAAACAGAAGCATATCTTTGGTCTGTATCTGATATGTGA